The sequence gttctttttaaacgTAGGGCAACTTATAgtctacttttattttgaaggtaaaATCACATTTTCGCTGTGTTGTCAAGTATTCAGATCTTTCAGTGATATATTACTGTACAGGAAATTGAGAGATTATTAATACTGATGCATTGTTGTATCTGTTGTATGGTTCTAAGTGTTTTTACTGCCTACAGTTGGGCAGTTTCACCATGTCAGAGGTTTAGAGGGGAAAATCACTTTGTAATGGAGCTGCTGACGAGGCACAGACATCTGAGACAGTCAAAAAGGAACCCAAAAAGTTGTAAACCATTACTTTAGTCTTTAataatgtgttgtattttaaaagttgatcatttatttttaatgtaaaacagtaaaacagaagTTCATCCAAACTCTGCTTAAGCACAGTTCTTCGTCACTGTCTAACTTTGTGAATAAGTAGTTAAAATCCACTGGCCCGTCTCCATTCATCCTTGACTTGCACAACgtaatctgtttacacagtgcATGGGAGGTGCatattttgatgattttatcattatttattcCCCAAAATCAGACGAAAATGCAGCACTCTCTCTTTTGTGTCAGTGGGAGGATAGAGGAGACCTGTTGTGTGAGTTAAACAATAGCTTTGTATGGAAAAGGACTACAGTAGAAAAATGTTTAGTCGATGAAGTCGGTCACAATTCCCTTCTAGCcattacatctgtgtgtgtgtgtgtgtgtgtgcgtacctCATGTTTCAGTTACTTTGGAGATGGTCCAGGGGGCAGTGAACAGGGCCGTTCTCTGCCTGTCCTGCTCCCTCCTGCTGGGGGTTTGCTTCCCAGCAGATGGTGCAAGGGCAGCGGGGCCTCTTCCTTCTTTTCCCCCTGAACAAGAGCCTGGGGAACCAGACTTTGAGGATTTGGAGTGGGGCTCTGGATCATCTCTTCTGCACCTGCTCCACGGCTTCCCTGCTGACAGCCCTTTCATAACGGAGACCCCAGGACAACCAGTTAACTGCACCCAACGCTTCTGGTTACCGCCATCCTCTGACATCTGCTGGGAAGACATCGCCGGACCCGAGGAGTTTGCCAAGTCCCGTCTGCTTGTTCTCCAAAACAGGGCTGCTCTGCAGGCTGTGTCCACCTCCAGTGgggtggaggaaggagggatCTCCTACGAACATCAAGCCCGAGAGGAAGTCCAGGGGATCCACTCAGACCACCAGGGTGTGGTGGAAACAATACAGACTATGGAGAAGGTGTTTGTCTCTctggaagagaagaggaaagaggggaaGGAGCAGGGGGTCCTCACAAGGTGAGAACCAGAAAGCCAAAAAAGGCAAATGTTATTAGACTTTTTTTGACaaaggcttaaaaaaaaaacaaaatctaaatatactatatattttTGACAAACATAACAAAGGGTGAAAATACAACCacttattatttttcaaataaagatAGACAATCCACAGCtattccaaaaaataaaaactgcctTTCCTTAAGCAAAAAGAAGATACATTACGACCGTTTTCATACCATCCATAAATAATGGGGGTCACAGTTTTGTcattgaatatttattttcagtttaaaagccATACTGTTGTAATCAAATCTTACAAAGTCCATAAGCAGTAGCCTACATGTTCAGCTTTGGTGGCCAGAGAAGTGGGGATGATATTAATATTTACCTTCTGATTTCTTACTGAGTTAAGTAGGAGGAAGTACATCAGTGGTTCAACCTTCCACTGTTGCAGTCACAAAATACAGCTAGAAAAGGGCAACTATACAAATTAAATTGCATCATGGCAAATACTGATCCAAGGCCAGTTGTAGTATTGTTCCTAAATCACTGTCGGTGAGCGAGTCccaaatcagttttattgcttGTTTGGCCCAAATATAATATTGCTTGATTGCCAAAGTGGAAACAGCATCCAGACAAGCAGCTGAGACATTTTAACAGTCATCTGTTGGGACATCTGGCCGAGACGAGGCTCTGGCACTAAAATGCTTGTACAAAATGAATGCTTTCTTTTTATTAGATGTAAGAGAAAAACTTGTGGACACTTATGAattcagagaaaataatttttgcATAGCAGCCTGTGAATGAGTGTAAAAAGTCTCAAATATTAGCTTGTGGTTTGTCTTCACTTTCAGCATGAAGGAGCATCTAGCCAACACACGGGACGCCATAGAAGGAAGAGAGCACATGGCAAACATCCTGGAAAATCATTTTTCTAATTTAGAGGAGACTCTGCTTAACATACAGCTTCGACTCTCCAAACTCATCCGGCAGTGACAAGGACAAAGGACCTGCCACCTCCTTTACTTCTCTTATTTCAACTGTATTTATACACTAATGGATTGTAAAACAATATAGCAAATGCATGCACATTACTGTTAGTCTGtattatgaggacaaaatgttgATATGCACCTTATGTCATCTAAACACCTACAAGGGTAACACACTATCAGGGACGTGATGAacgtgttgctgttgttttatgtttccCTTTTTtggcacacacaccacattgtTTCATGGTCACGCTAACAGCCTCTAGTAAAAACACAAGGTATTTACGAAACCTGGGACAGAATGTGTTACATGTCAttcaacataaataaactgcaatTTCATACATCATTTCCTGGGGtgtcaaacacatgcagtgcaACTTGAATATCAGTCagaattactttttattttagtatCAAATCTAAGCAAATTTGAAGTTTACAAGAAAGATGCCTTATAAGGTGATCAGCTGTTATATACATTTCAAAAAGTCATATCTGTTAGGCTGAGTGTGAATTATGATTTGGAAAGACACAGCACTTTCAGTTGCTTTGTAGTCAATCTGGAGGGGGGGACAAAAGAGGTATTTGTAGGTTTGGTTAGTTAAAACAACTTTCAAGTATAAACTATTTCAAACTCAAACATGACAATagcttaaaagaaaaacatcatttttaaCTTCAGTAACATCAGCATATTTCACTTTGAAACCATTGGCTATCAGTGCCTATAATTAAGTGTTCAAACAGCCATATTATAAAGGCGAAAATAATTCAGGAGCTGAGAAATATGCGCACCAGCTGTGTGGAATGGGCTGCCATTGTGTCTTGGTCTATTACATGACGTGAGCTCATACAGGCCTGCAAGCT comes from Scatophagus argus isolate fScaArg1 chromosome 17, fScaArg1.pri, whole genome shotgun sequence and encodes:
- the si:ch211-57n23.1 gene encoding uncharacterized protein si:ch211-57n23.1 isoform X1 yields the protein MGGAYFDDFIIIYSPKSDENAALSLLCQWEDRGDLLFTLEMVQGAVNRAVLCLSCSLLLGVCFPADGARAAGPLPSFPPEQEPGEPDFEDLEWGSGSSLLHLLHGFPADSPFITETPGQPVNCTQRFWLPPSSDICWEDIAGPEEFAKSRLLVLQNRAALQAVSTSSGVEEGGISYEHQAREEVQGIHSDHQGVVETIQTMEKVFVSLEEKRKEGKEQGVLTSMKEHLANTRDAIEGREHMANILENHFSNLEETLLNIQLRLSKLIRQ
- the si:ch211-57n23.1 gene encoding uncharacterized protein si:ch211-57n23.1 isoform X2 codes for the protein MVQGAVNRAVLCLSCSLLLGVCFPADGARAAGPLPSFPPEQEPGEPDFEDLEWGSGSSLLHLLHGFPADSPFITETPGQPVNCTQRFWLPPSSDICWEDIAGPEEFAKSRLLVLQNRAALQAVSTSSGVEEGGISYEHQAREEVQGIHSDHQGVVETIQTMEKVFVSLEEKRKEGKEQGVLTSMKEHLANTRDAIEGREHMANILENHFSNLEETLLNIQLRLSKLIRQ